One segment of Schistocerca nitens isolate TAMUIC-IGC-003100 chromosome 3, iqSchNite1.1, whole genome shotgun sequence DNA contains the following:
- the LOC126249467 gene encoding uncharacterized protein LOC126249467: MDSEKRMTTVSVSLISQKIITWQLRKHGSKSVTHLITYCSGTNATQIDCILVRRRDLKDVVDAKVIPYATQHRQLICKLRIKLPSNKHVDHTGPARSNCGNSRLQKLASYPKLLCHQITTNDESWKKLKESAHEAAHAILGTTKPGRRRIDRDTWLWNDTVKDAVHTKKRFYHAFLADKTPEQWNAYRIARKDAKQAIAATKSSRYADLYAKRDTREGERDLYRLPKARHRNSDVHRFYGVND; the protein is encoded by the coding sequence ATGGATTCGGAGAAAAGAATGACGACGGTCAGTGTATCCTTGATTTCTCAGAAGATCATAACCTGGCAATTGCGAAAACATGGTTCAAAAAGCGTGACACATCTAATCACGTATTGCAGCGGCACTAACGCCACTCAGATCGACTGCATCCTCGTGAGACGCCGTGATCTCAAAGATGTGGTTGATGCAAAAGTCATTCCCTACGCGACACAACACCGTCAATTGATCTGTAAGCTGCGAATCAAGTTGCCATCAAACAAGCACGTAGATCACACTGGGCCTGCAAGATCAAACTGTGGAAATTCAAGGTTACAGAAGCTGGCATCATATCCCAAATTACTTTGCCACCAAATTACCACAAATGACGAAAGCTGGAAGAAACTGAAAGAGTCTGCCCACGAAGCTGCGCATGCAATTCTTGGGACAACAAAACCAGGACGACGGAGGATCGATAGAGATACGTGGCTTTGGAATGACACCGTCAAAGACGCGGTACACACAAAGAAACGCTTTTATCATGCGTTTCTTGCCGATAAAACACCAGAGCAATGGAATGCGTACAGAATAGCCCGAAAAGATGCAAAACAGGCTATAGCAGCGACTAAATCCTCACGTTATGCTGATCTATACGCAAAACGTGACACACGTGAAGGAGAGCGGGATTTATATCGACTCCCTAAAGCAAGACATCGCAATTCAGATGTCCATCGGTTCTACGGAGTCAATGATTAG